In Gadus morhua chromosome 2, gadMor3.0, whole genome shotgun sequence, a single window of DNA contains:
- the cntnap1 gene encoding contactin-associated protein 1, which produces MICKILRITLLFLGFQHCSSRECVDPLVSGLYASSFLASSRYNFLYSANFAKLYGSSGWSPSPGDRQPWLQVDLGRKYRLVAVATQGTFNSYDWVSKYTLLYGDRPDSWTPYVMKGGNSTMPGNWNYHQVKRNVFHYAFTAKHVRLLPLAWNTENGGKIGVRLELFGCPYDSYVLQYNGDDTLIYMYPEKRSRTLRDHYAINFKTLEQDGLLLHSEGVQGDVVTLELKRGRLYLHISLGSSMVHKVNGRTTLTAGNILDDQQWHYVTIKRYGRQVNFTVDSQTVTAICKGEFSHLDLDSQLYVGGVIESNVPHLPTTPNFRGCLENVFINGINIIDMAKREEPEIRIPRKKKMHYHCRDILLKPMTFAGPNNYLQVPGFFRKPRMFVKFKFRSWDYTGLLMFTRFADDLGALELGLSEGQVNVTIFQPGKKKLQFAAGYRLNDGYWHTVDLAARDNLMTLTIDEEEGSPLKITNPFTIRTGDRYFFGGCPKTNNTIRKCETKLNHFHGCMQQIYIDNEQLDIDFILQRQWGRYAELLLGTCGITDRCTPNPCEHEGRCIQSWDDFICLCENTGYKGEVCHMSVYKESCEAYRLQGKYWSGNYTIDPDLSGPLKPFEVYCKMKSYKAWTVILHDRVDGTKVTGSTVDRPYVGNVNYWNASWDEVTALANTSMYCEQWIDYSCYKSRLLNTPNGRPYGYWIGRNNESHYYWGGAFREVQKCGCSINQTCTDPKFHCNCDADYRQWYSDKGYLDFRDHLPVRRVVIGDTNRTNSEAQYTVGPLRCHGDRNIWNTISFVKPTYITFPTFKPGSSADISFHFKTYRDNCVFLENSDEQLRNFLRIELNTTQNLAFVFMVGDGILNVTLRSPMPLNDNEWHFVQAEINVKLARIKVDWQPWAVRRFPGQTFVTMEFSHPILVGAANRTLRPFLGCMRGLRMNGVPLDLEGKVNEEQGIRRNCTGECLNATIPCRNSGQCIEGYASYTCDCNNTAFDGFYCHKDIGAYFEIGSWMRYNIRKKPISDEAAWANWIDPHFDNFSLGYNDTADDVEFSFSTLHTPAVLLYISSFVQDYIAVILKTDGSVDLRYRLGLITHKYQLTHRNLADGYPHYINITRHNRTIKSQVDYMEPIVEKITLVEDARFDSPKSMFLGRVMEIGDIDKEIKRHNAPGFIGCISGVRYNVYAPLKALFRPNETDPPVTTQGYVSESVCGAFTPVHGYVPWEADPWFVTIEYLYIHDDMGLFWIAVVVLLALVLLLGGLYSIYIYLYQQKGSYLTNEPKHLDSPGSSRPLTDTLRKEKRNLPQIGEEFRSD; this is translated from the exons ACAATGCCAGGAAACTGGAACTACCATCAGGTGAAGAGGAACGTCTTCCACTATGCCTTCACCGCTAAACACGTCCGCCTGCTGCCTCTGGCGTGGAACACTGAGAACGGAGGGAAGATTGGCGTTCGGCTGGAACTCTTCGGCTGCCCCTATG ACTCCTACGTGCTGCAGTACAATGGCGACGACACTTTGATCTACATGTACCCAGAGAAGAGGTCTCGCACACTAAGGGATCACTACGCCATTAACTTCAAGACCCTGGAGCAGGACGGGCTGCTGCTGCACAGCGAGGGAGTGCAGGGAGACGTGGTCACCCTGGAGCTCAAGCGAGGCCGTCTCTATCTGCACATCAGCCTAG GGAGCAGCATGGTGCACAAGGTCAACGGCCGGACCACGTTGACCGCCGGCAACATTCTGGATGACCAGCAGTGGCACTATGTCACCATCAAGCGCTACGGCCGACAGGTGAACTTCACCGTGGACAGCCAGACGGTGACGGCCATATGCAAAGGAGAGTTCAGCCACCTGGACCTGGACTCCCAG TTGTATGTAGGTGGCGTGATAGAGAGCAACGTGCCccacctccccaccacgccAAACTTCCGCGGCTGCCTGGAGAACGTCTTCATCAACGGGATCAATATTATCGACATGGCCAAGAGAGAGGAGCCGGAGATACGTATCCCCCGAAAG AAAAAGATGCACTACCATTGTCGTGACATTCTGCTGAAGCCCATGACGTTCGCCGGACCCAACAACTACCTGCAGGTGCCCGGGTTCTTCCGGAAGCCCCGTATGTTCGTCAAGTTCAAGTTCCGCTCCTGGGACTACACGGGGCTGCTGATGTTCACCCGCTTCGCCGACGACCTCGGAGCTCTGGAGCTCGGTCTCAGTGAGGGACAAGTCAACGTCACCATATTCCAGCCTGGCAAAAAGAAACTGCAGTTTGCtgcag GCTACCGCCTGAACGACGGTTACTGGCATacagttgatctggctgccagGGACAACCTTATGACCCTCACCatagatgaggaggagggctcTCCACTGAAGATCACCAACCCCTTCACCATACGCACCGGAGACCGCTACTTCTTTGGCG GTTgtccgaaaacaaacaacaccataCGGAAATGTGAGACCAAGCTGAACCACTTCCATGGCTGCATGCAACAGATCTACATTGACAACGAACAGCTTGACATTGACTTTATACTGCAGCGCCAGTGGGGGCGCTATGCTGAGCTGCTGCTAGGCACCTGTGGTATCACTGACAG ATGCACGCCGAATCCATGTGAACACGAGGGCAGATGCATCCAGTCCTGGGACGACTTCATCTGCCTGTGTGAAAACACAGGCTACAAAGGAGAAGTTTGTCACATGT CGGTGTACAAAGAGTCATGCGAGGCCTACAGACTCCAAGGGAAGTACTGGTCTGGGAACTATACCATCGATCCGGACCTCAGCGGTCCATTGAAACCATTTGAGGTGTACTGCAAAATGAAAT CATATAAGGCTTGGACTGTGATCCTTCATGACCGTGTGGACGGCACCAAGGTGACTGGCAGTACTGTAGACCGACCATATGTAGGCAACGTTAACTACTGGAATGCTTCCTGGGATGAGGTCACTGCCCTGGCCAACACCTCCATGTACTGCGAGCAGTGGATCGACTACTCCTGCTACAAGTCCCGCCTGCTCAACACGCCCA ATGGAAGGCCTTACGGCTACTGGATCGGTCGTAACAATGAGAGTCATTACTACTGGGGAGGAGCTTTCCGTGAGGTCCAAAAGTGCGGCTGTTCCATCAACCAGACCTGCACGGACCCCAAGTTCCACTGCAACTGTGATGCAGACTACAGACAATG GTACTCAGACAAGGGATATTTGGACTTCCGAGATCATCTGCCCGTACGGAGGGTTGTCATCGGCGACACTAACAGAACCAACTCGGAAGCGCAATACACTGTCGGACCCCTACGCTGCCATGGCGACA GAAACATCTGGAACACCATATCCTTCGTCAAGCCCACCTACATCACATTCCCTACCTTCAAACCAGGCTCCAGCGCTGACATCTCCTTCCACTTCAAAACATACAGAGACAACTGTGTCTTCCTGGAGAACTCTGACGAGCAGCTCCGCAACTTCCTTCGCATAGAGCTCAACA CGACCCAGAACCTGGCGTTTGTGTTCATGGTTGGGGACGGCATCCTCAACGTGACATTGAGGTCTCCCATGCCGCTCAACGACAACGAGTGGCACTTCGTCCAGGCCGAGATCAACGTGAAACTCGCTCGAATCAAAGTCGACTGGCAGCCGTGGGCGGTCAGGCGCTTCCCAGGCCAAACGTTTGTGACCATGGAGTTCTCACACCCAATTCTCGTGG GCGCGGCCAACCGAACACTGAGGCCGTTCCTGGGCTGCATGCGAGGCTTACGGATGAACGGCGTGCCGCTAGACCTGGAGGGGAAGGTGAACGAAGAGCAGGGGATTCGCAGGAACTGCACGGGCGAGTGTCTGAATGCGACCATACCGTGTCGAAATAGCGGCCAGTGCATAGAGGGCTACGCGTCATACACTTGCGACTGCAACAACACGGCCTTCGATGGGTTCTATTGCCATAAAG ACATCGGCGCCTACTTCGAGATCGGCTCGTGGATGCGTTACAACATACGGAAGAAGCCCATCTCGGACGAGGCGGCGTGGGCCAACTGGATCGACCCCCACTTCGACAACTTCAGCCTGGGCTACAACGACACGGCGGACGACGTGGAGTTCAGCTTCAGCACCCTGCACACCCCCGCCGTGCTGCTCTACATCAGCTCCTTTGTGCAGGACTACATCGCCGTCATCCTCAAAACCGACG GAAGCGTGGATCTGAGGTACAGGCTCGGCCTGATCACCCATAAATATCAGCTGACTCACAGGAACCTTGCGGATGGATACCCCCACTATATTAACATAACCAGACACAACAGGACCATCAAGTCTCAG GTGGATTACATGGAGCCAATTGTGGAGAAGATAACCCTGGTAGAAGATGCTCGATTTGATTCTCCAAAGTCCATGTTCCTGGGGAGGGTCAtgg AGATCGGCGACATCGACAAGGAGATCAAGCGGCACAACGCGCCCGGCTTCATTGGCTGCATTTCGGGGGTGCGCTACAATGTCTACGCCCCCCTCAAGGCTCTGTTCAGACCCAACGAGACGGACCCGCCGGTCACCACCCAGGGCTATGTCTCTGAGTCCGTCTGCGGGGCCTTCACTCCTGTCCATGGTTACGTTCCCTGGGAGGCCGACCCCTGGTTCGTTACCATCG AATACCTCTACATTCACGATGACATGGGATTGTTTTGGATAGCAG TCGTCGTCCTGCTGGCGCTGGTGCTGCTGTTGGGGGGGCTGTACAGTATCTACATCTACCTGTACCAGCAGAAGGGCAGCTACCTGACCAACGAGCCCAAACACCTGGATTCGCCCGGTAGCTCACGCCCGCTGACAGACACCCTGCGTAAGGAGAAGCGCAACCTGCCGCAGATCGGCGAGGAGTTCCGGAGCGACTAG